The following proteins are encoded in a genomic region of Nocardioides renjunii:
- a CDS encoding bifunctional methylenetetrahydrofolate dehydrogenase/methenyltetrahydrofolate cyclohydrolase, with protein MTAQTLDGAATLRTIKAELAQRVAALAEQGVTPGLGTVLVGDDPGSHWYVGAKHKDCAEIGITSIRRDLPATATQAEVEAVIDELNADDQCTGFIVQQPTGLDEFALLSRVDPDKDVDGLHPTNLGKLVLGEAGPLPCTPVGSIELLRRHDVQIAGAEVVVVGRGITVGRPLGLLLTRRSENATVTLCHTGTVDLAAHVRNADIVVAAAGVPGIITADMVKPGAAVLDVGVSRVEGKVTGDVHPDVWEVAGWVSPNPRGVGPMTRAMLLTNIVEIAEKSLRS; from the coding sequence GTGACGGCACAGACCCTGGACGGCGCGGCGACGCTGCGCACCATCAAGGCGGAGCTCGCCCAGCGCGTCGCCGCCCTCGCCGAGCAGGGGGTCACCCCGGGACTCGGCACGGTGCTCGTCGGCGACGACCCCGGCTCGCACTGGTACGTCGGTGCGAAGCACAAGGACTGTGCCGAGATCGGCATCACCTCGATCCGCCGCGACCTGCCGGCCACGGCCACCCAGGCCGAGGTGGAGGCCGTCATCGACGAGCTCAACGCCGACGACCAGTGCACCGGCTTCATCGTCCAGCAGCCCACCGGGCTCGACGAGTTCGCCCTGCTGTCGCGCGTCGACCCCGACAAGGACGTCGACGGCCTGCACCCCACCAACCTCGGCAAGCTCGTCCTCGGCGAGGCCGGCCCGCTGCCGTGCACCCCGGTCGGCTCCATCGAGCTCCTCCGCCGGCACGACGTGCAGATCGCCGGCGCGGAGGTGGTCGTCGTGGGCCGCGGCATCACGGTGGGTCGCCCGCTCGGGCTGCTGCTGACCCGGCGCTCCGAGAACGCGACCGTCACGCTGTGCCACACCGGCACCGTCGACCTCGCCGCCCACGTGCGCAACGCCGACATCGTCGTCGCTGCCGCGGGCGTGCCCGGCATCATCACCGCCGACATGGTCAAGCCCGGCGCGGCCGTCCTCGACGTGGGCGTCTCGCGCGTCGAGGGCAAGGTGACCGGCGACGTGCACCCCGACGTGTGGGAGGTCGCGGGCTGGGTCTCGCCCAACCCCAGGGGCGTCGGTCCGATGACCCGCGCGATGCTGCTCACCAACATCGTGGAGATCGCCGAGAAGTCCCTGCGGTCCTGA
- the purH gene encoding bifunctional phosphoribosylaminoimidazolecarboxamide formyltransferase/IMP cyclohydrolase, whose amino-acid sequence MSPEAAEARTPIKRALVSVYDKTGLDDLVRALHDAGVELVSTGGSAALIDSLGLPVTRVEDLTGFPECLDGRVKTLHPRVHAGILADRRLESHVAQLEELDIEPFDLVVSNLYPFTDTVASGASPDECVEQIDIGGPSMVRAAAKNHPSVAIVTSPAAYDDVLAAVAAGGFTLAERRRLAAEAFVHTTTYDVHVASWMGNVLADTSDGSGFPAWMGATWSKEAVLRYGENPHQRAALYSNGFLPEGPGLAQATQHHGKEMSYNNYVDADAARRAAYDFDEPAVAIIKHANPCGIAVGEDVAAAHRKAHECDPVSAFGGVIATNVPVSVAMAEQVAEIFTEVVVAPGYEDGAIEALRAKKNIRVLECPPLVRGGAEMRAISGGLLLQERDVLSAEVEGGGDDPATWTLATGEAASEDVLADLAFAWRACRAVKSNAILLAADGASVGVGMGQVNRVDSCRLAVERAGERVTSAVAASDAFFPFADGPQILIDAGVRAIVQPGGSVRDAEVVAACEAAGVTMYLTGTRHFFH is encoded by the coding sequence ACAAGACCGGTCTCGACGACCTCGTCCGCGCCCTGCACGACGCCGGCGTGGAGCTGGTCTCGACCGGTGGCTCCGCCGCGCTCATCGACTCGCTCGGCCTGCCCGTCACCCGCGTCGAGGACCTCACCGGGTTCCCCGAGTGCCTCGACGGCCGCGTCAAGACGCTGCACCCGCGCGTGCACGCCGGGATCCTCGCCGACCGGCGCCTCGAGTCCCACGTCGCGCAGCTCGAGGAGCTCGACATCGAGCCGTTCGACCTCGTCGTGAGCAACCTCTACCCGTTCACCGACACCGTCGCGTCCGGCGCCTCCCCGGACGAGTGCGTCGAGCAGATCGACATTGGCGGTCCCTCGATGGTCCGCGCGGCGGCCAAGAACCACCCGAGCGTCGCCATCGTCACCTCGCCCGCGGCGTACGACGACGTGCTGGCCGCCGTGGCCGCCGGCGGGTTCACGCTCGCCGAGCGCCGGCGCCTGGCCGCGGAGGCGTTCGTCCACACCACGACCTACGACGTGCACGTGGCCTCCTGGATGGGCAACGTGCTCGCCGACACCAGCGACGGCTCGGGCTTCCCGGCGTGGATGGGCGCCACGTGGAGCAAGGAGGCGGTGCTGCGCTACGGCGAGAACCCCCACCAGCGCGCCGCGCTCTACAGCAACGGATTCCTCCCCGAGGGTCCGGGACTCGCCCAGGCGACCCAGCACCACGGCAAGGAGATGTCCTACAACAACTACGTCGACGCCGACGCGGCCCGCCGGGCGGCGTACGACTTCGACGAGCCGGCCGTCGCGATCATCAAGCACGCCAACCCGTGCGGCATCGCCGTCGGCGAGGACGTCGCCGCGGCGCACCGCAAGGCCCACGAGTGCGACCCGGTCAGCGCCTTCGGCGGCGTCATCGCCACCAACGTGCCCGTCTCCGTCGCGATGGCCGAGCAGGTCGCCGAGATCTTCACCGAGGTCGTCGTCGCCCCGGGCTACGAGGACGGCGCGATCGAGGCGCTGCGGGCCAAGAAGAACATCCGGGTGCTCGAGTGCCCCCCGCTCGTCCGCGGTGGCGCCGAGATGCGCGCGATCTCGGGCGGCCTCCTGCTGCAGGAGCGCGACGTCCTCTCGGCCGAGGTCGAGGGCGGCGGCGACGACCCCGCCACGTGGACGCTGGCCACCGGCGAGGCCGCCTCCGAGGACGTGCTGGCCGACCTCGCCTTCGCGTGGCGCGCCTGCCGCGCGGTGAAGTCCAACGCGATCCTGCTCGCCGCCGACGGCGCCTCCGTCGGCGTCGGCATGGGCCAGGTCAACCGGGTGGACTCCTGCCGGCTCGCCGTCGAGCGGGCGGGGGAGCGGGTGACGTCCGCGGTGGCGGCCTCGGACGCCTTCTTCCCCTTCGCCGACGGTCCGCAGATCCTCATCGACGCCGGGGTCCGCGCGATCGTCCAGCCCGGCGGCTCGGTGCGCGACGCCGAGGTGGTGGCCGCCTGCGAGGCGGCCGGCGTGACGATGTACCTCACCGGCACGCGCCACTTCTTCCACTGA
- a CDS encoding malate dehydrogenase produces the protein MTSAEPLKVAVTGAAGQIGYSLLFRLASGALAGDRPIELRLLEIEPALKALEGVVMELDDCAFPHLAGVEIGADAEKIFDGVNLALLVGARPRGPGMERGDLLSANGAIFTAQGKALNAVAADDVRIGVTGNPANTNALIAMSNAPDIPRERFSALTRLDHNRAISQLAAKTGASVTDIKKMTIWGNHSATQYPDLFHAEVNGQNAAELVGDQGWLENDFIPTVAKRGAAIIDARGSSSAASAASATIDAARDWLFGSAQDDWVSMAVVSSGEYDVPEGLVSSFPVTTSGGDWSIVEGLEIDDFSRARIDASTAELADERSAVTELGLV, from the coding sequence GTGACCTCCGCTGAACCCCTCAAGGTCGCCGTCACCGGCGCCGCCGGCCAGATCGGCTACAGCCTGCTCTTCCGCCTCGCCAGCGGGGCACTCGCCGGGGACCGCCCGATCGAGCTGCGACTGCTCGAGATCGAGCCCGCCCTCAAGGCGCTCGAGGGCGTCGTCATGGAGCTCGACGACTGCGCGTTCCCGCACCTCGCCGGCGTCGAGATCGGTGCGGACGCCGAGAAGATCTTCGACGGCGTCAACCTCGCCCTGCTCGTCGGTGCCCGCCCGCGCGGTCCCGGCATGGAGCGCGGCGACCTGCTCTCGGCCAACGGTGCGATCTTCACCGCCCAGGGCAAGGCCCTCAACGCGGTCGCGGCCGACGACGTGCGCATCGGTGTCACCGGCAACCCGGCCAACACCAACGCGCTCATCGCGATGAGCAACGCCCCCGACATCCCGCGCGAGCGCTTCTCCGCGCTGACCCGCCTCGACCACAACCGGGCGATCTCCCAGCTCGCGGCGAAGACCGGTGCCAGCGTCACCGACATCAAGAAGATGACGATCTGGGGCAACCACTCGGCCACCCAGTACCCCGACCTCTTCCACGCCGAGGTCAACGGCCAGAACGCCGCCGAGCTCGTGGGCGACCAGGGCTGGCTGGAGAACGACTTCATCCCGACCGTCGCCAAGCGCGGCGCCGCCATCATCGACGCCCGCGGCTCGTCCTCGGCCGCCTCGGCCGCGTCCGCGACCATCGACGCCGCCCGGGACTGGCTGTTCGGCTCGGCGCAGGACGACTGGGTCTCGATGGCGGTCGTGTCCAGCGGCGAGTACGACGTCCCCGAGGGCCTCGTCTCGTCGTTCCCCGTCACCACCTCCGGCGGCGACTGGTCGATCGTCGAGGGCCTGGAGATCGACGACTTCTCCCGCGCCCGCATCGACGCCTCGACCGCCGAGCTCGCCGACGAGCGCTCCGCGGTCACCGAGCTGGGGCTTGTCTGA
- a CDS encoding DUF3017 domain-containing protein, whose amino-acid sequence MTESEHGDGREDDGRRYPSTIGGAFYLLVLVTVGVAMVLVVLEEWRTGIRLMGGALVFAALVRLLLRNRDAGMLAVRHKVLDAAILSLLGGSLVFLAGSIPNQPGGF is encoded by the coding sequence ATGACGGAGTCCGAGCACGGCGACGGCCGGGAGGACGACGGGCGACGCTACCCGTCCACCATCGGCGGCGCGTTCTACCTGCTCGTCCTCGTGACCGTCGGTGTCGCGATGGTGCTGGTCGTGCTCGAGGAGTGGCGCACGGGCATCCGGCTGATGGGCGGAGCGCTCGTCTTCGCCGCCCTGGTCCGGCTCCTGCTCCGCAACCGCGACGCCGGCATGCTCGCCGTACGCCACAAGGTGCTCGACGCGGCGATCCTGTCCTTGCTCGGCGGGTCGCTCGTCTTCCTCGCCGGCTCGATCCCCAACCAGCCGGGCGGCTTCTGA